One region of Deinococcus wulumuqiensis R12 genomic DNA includes:
- a CDS encoding recombinase family protein gives MPTPAVAYYRVSTAKQGQSGLGLEAQQAAVLAHARSKDLQVVLEFTEIETGTRKRRRPQLEAALGHTRRVGGVLLIAKLDRLARNVAVVASLMESGVRFVAVDMPEADNLTIHVMAAVAEREAQLISARTKAALAARKARGLKLGKPENLTTEARLAGAATSRARAVADMRPVAAYAGALRAQGLSLRAVAAQLDAHGFRTRQGGPWSAVQVKRVLDRKKQDSADSAA, from the coding sequence GTGCCCACCCCCGCCGTCGCCTACTACCGAGTCAGTACCGCCAAACAAGGTCAGAGCGGCTTGGGTCTCGAAGCTCAGCAGGCTGCCGTTCTGGCTCACGCTCGCAGTAAGGACCTTCAGGTCGTCCTCGAATTCACCGAGATCGAAACCGGCACGAGGAAGCGCCGGCGCCCCCAGCTCGAAGCCGCCCTTGGCCACACCCGCCGAGTTGGTGGGGTCCTCCTCATCGCCAAGCTCGACCGCCTCGCCCGCAACGTCGCCGTCGTCGCCAGCCTCATGGAATCCGGCGTCCGCTTCGTCGCCGTCGACATGCCCGAAGCCGACAACCTCACCATCCACGTCATGGCCGCCGTCGCCGAGCGCGAAGCCCAACTGATCTCCGCCCGCACGAAAGCAGCGCTGGCGGCGCGGAAAGCTCGTGGGTTGAAGCTCGGCAAACCGGAGAACCTCACCACTGAAGCCCGCCTGGCGGGCGCCGCGACTTCGAGAGCACGGGCGGTCGCTGACATGCGACCTGTGGCGGCGTATGCGGGTGCGTTGCGCGCTCAGGGGCTCAGCCTACGAGCCGTCGCGGCGCAGCTGGACGCGCATGGTTTTCGCACCCGCCAGGGCGGCCCCTGGAGTGCCGTGCAGGTCAAACGCGTCCTGGACAGGAAAAAACAGGACTCCGCCGATTCGGCCGCATAG